tatgatgtatatgttggtatgaaatgaaatgtgatgcaATGTGGGAATAGGGAAGTATGGGTTGATctatgattgttgtggatgatatgtgatgtgattatgttttgataagtaaaatatgtCGAAGTTtcatgaaagtaaaatgaagaatgtTTTATCTAAATgcgtgtatcttacttagctaatacttgcttttatgaaaatgttgtgtccttcatGATAAGCAGGTATGAGCTAGAGATGCGTGTAGCTCGTGAGATGGGTAGAAAATAAAGGAGGATTAGCATAGACTGtcgaatgcttagacttcccatAGCCTATGTTTCGGCTACATTATCTACGTTTATGATACATGTAACAATGAATGGCATTTATGTTTGTGCCAAGACTtagatttcatttatattgttttgatgatgcactttagtaacaccattttatgaaAGACACCATCCGTTACGGATAGGAAGGTTTTTAAGTGATCATTTTCCGCTACGTTTTAAACGCTGTTTAGCAAAACTTTTTTGAAATTCAtgttttaaaatgacgggtgttacaaggGTGGTGATTGGGTATTGGATAGGATTGGGTCATGGATCAAATGTGGTGATTCATGGGTCATGGGTCGACCCAGGGATCACCCATTTACATTTCTATTTAAATTAAACGTCACATTACGTCTTAAAACCGATAAATACGTTCACGTAGCTTCGACTAAAATATATACACGTTTCTAGttcacaataaataaataaattatttaaactaACTTGAACAATAAATCATATAACACGTTCGGGTCAATGGTCCAATAATCAAATAAGCACGTTTAATTCATGTTTATTAGAAGTCAAACGAGTCAAAATTTACGAATGTTACATATCAATTActtcgtgaatctttgtgcatcaatttaaccatgatctaaggatcaagatcttgtcttatttgttctactttaatacttgttttacaatacctaagCCCTTTATGTACTTATGTATTGTGTCGTTTACTGCAGTGTAAATCTTTCACGAATAAACTAGCTAGCTGATGACACATATAGCTAAATGgcattttaaacaaaatataataggTTAGCATCTTTGTAACAATCTCAACACATTATAGAACGATATAAAGCTTCTGTAGAACAGTAACAATTTTCGTAATTTTGTAAACTTCATCTCTAGTCCTTGCTAGAGATTTTAAACGAAAGttaaaactgtttgaaaaaaaaaaaaaaaaattgttccaCATACATCCTAGAGTTAGTAGAGTTATTGTAGAATTAGCTACTTTATACTTGACACTAGACTTAAACCGCTTATCATTTGCTACAAGAATAGGATATCGTACCACTGCAGTCAAAATCCGTTTACATACAGCGATACTTATCTTAGACatgttttggttttttcataGCAACAAATAAAAATCACTTGATAAGAAGACGGAACTGAAACCTGACATGTTAAGATTTCTATTAGTTGTAATTGTTACTAAAAGGTGTAAGAAATAAAATCCATTTTTAATGAAAGATTTTATATAAAGAATCagaatatactttttattatttgtgttttttttcaatCATGAAACGTTAATATAATTAGATCATCCCCTGCAGATATACCTTAATAAGTCAGATATATAGGCAGGTGCACTGTACTCTTAAAGTCTAGACATATGGTATGGACCAATTTAACTCtgtttagattaatattaacaaGCTAAGAtgagaaaaacaaatattaagtttcTTATGATAGAAGCTTGTACTATgtaaatgatgatgaagaataCTAATGAGGGTTGTCTGGAAATAGTATCACCATCATCATGAGTAGGACATTAGATATAAGAGGTTGTTTCTACAACGTGGATGCCATTGGTGTCTGGAGCCTGAGTCGTAGAGAACTCTTGTATTGTATCATGAATTGGAGTCCCTGGTTCAGTAGTGGAAGTATCTTCACCAGGAGAGAAAGATCCTACTTCTTGATGGTGTACACTTACTGTTGGACTATTGTTATAGCTCTCTGCACTAACTGGTTGAGTTACTGCTGCCTCTACGCTtgtctttttggatttttcgtCCTTAAACTCATTGAATGTTTTAGCAATAGCAACAATCTTTTGGGTTATTGAATGTTGAGAAGCTATTATTTCTCTGTTTTGATACAAGAACCTGTGAAAGAAAAACAAGAGGGCGGCGGTTGATGATGCTGCAGTAATGCAAAAAAGACCCTTAAAGCTATCCAGTGATAGCCTATCGGAGGTCAAGGTGGCCTTATTTTGCTGATCACAACTGGATGAGTCTCCAAACCATTGTTTGGATATGTTCGCTATTTGGTTTTCTGTCACTTGCAGGACTGCTCTAGAAACATCATGGACAAGCGGTGATCCTTTTGGAAATGCCTGTATTGGCAGTAGAGTCATTGTCAAATGGCATGAAATGGAATAGAAATGAAACAAATGAAATCAAATAAATGAAACTTACAAAACCAAAGCCTGCAGTTTTATAGATGGGACCGGTCATGGTATACTTGGTACAGTATTTAGCCAAGAAAACTCTGATATAAGGGATCTCATCCATAATCGCAGTAACTCCTCCGTTTTGACTTCCTGTTTGGAGGGCGTTGTCATATTGCTCAAAGCTCAAGTTTCTCAAATTGCTATCCTCGAAACCCATCTTTTTCAACGTATCAACGACAAACGAACCATCTTGGTACCCTATTAAATCACCTCTTTTCATGATCTCATAGATATCAGTATAAGCAGGCTGAAGTTGTTGTACGGTTAACATGGATGTCAAACTTGCTGTATAGCTGGAAGTCAGCACGAGCACCACAAACACCCACACGATCACCACAAATCTTGATAAGTTGCTTATCAACTTCTCCCCTGCATAATTCATTTTCTAGTTCTTTAACAACCAAATTAGTAATTTGAAGTGGTGTGTTTATGATGATACATACTTACTGTGGGCAAAAACGAGAGTGGAGAAAGAAAACCACAATGTCGTTCCAATTTGTTCACCAGGGGGCCCTCGGAATTCCATGTTTATATGATGCTCGAGAACCCATATGACTAATCCTGTGTACAAGAAAAACCATCCTGTTGTTACCCAAAGCTTATCATCTAAGGGTCTGAGAAAGATCCATGGACTCTTTCTCTCATCTTTGATTTGAACAACCAGTGAAATGCCTGCCTCAGTGTATGGCAATGTGAAATCAACATAATCTGCACGCTTTGCAAGGATTGTAACATCTCCAGCCACCGCATCGAACTTCTGTTGCATTAATTAGGATCAATGTGAGAAACCAATTCTAATGTGTATAATAAATTCTCAAAAACCTGTGCAAAGTATCCATTTGATTACCCCAACAGAAAGATTGCGAACAAGATCGTTATAACTTCCTGCTAGTCTCTTGCCATCTGGAGTAACAAAAGGTATGAATTCGCGTTTGACTGCATAAGGTAATGCATCCATAACTGCATTAAAAACATCCACGCAGAAACCTGTGACTATAACTTGTCCGGTTTTGGGGTCAGTGTTAGCATCAACGAACTGAACAGGCCCACCTTTTGCTGGAACCCCGACTCTTAACTTGTTTACGTTGCTAGTTGGCATCTCCCAGCCTTTTGGGAGGACATGAGTGTCTCCGGGCCATGTGATAGCCCTGAGACCCTTTGTTTGATTATCCAGCTTCTTTGAGAGGCCAAATTCAGATGTCCAAAACCCAATATGTTTTTCACCGGTCCCAAATATGTTCACTATTTGGTACACCGAGGATTGTAGCTGTCCATCAACAACATTAAAGTCGCCACTGATCCCATCAAATCTAAAGTCTCGGATAAATGGAAGAAGCCTTGATCCCATATCTGAAGTACCAATGGCATCTAAATCCGTAGCTGATTCCCGCCCTCCTTGTTCAAAAGTAAGATTCGTAACCCCATTCCCGACCTTCTCCAACGCCCTTGCTAGACCATAAACAGAATCGTATCCCCATATCCCAAACATATCTAATTTTGTCACTTCATCTTGTGGGTTCCTTCTCTGGAATTCCCTTTTCCATCTTTTCTCAAAGTCGATCAACTCCTTTGACCTGGGAATATACGACTTCACACCTAGTACTCCTTGCATCGAGTCTATATCTGTTGAATCCAACGTATGCAATTGGATCATCAGCACTTCGGTTATGATCCAAACGTATCCTTCTTCCATCATTCCTGCTTCATTCACTTTCTTGAAAAACCGTGAAGCCAAGGCTGGCAAGGCATGAATAACAAAAACCCGAGTCTGCATTGTCTTTAGCTTATAAAGCTCTTGAAGGATCCAGTCATCTGAAACCAAAGGATGTATGATAGATCGATACATAATCCTCACGTTAATATCAAGCATGGCATCAGATAAATACGGATCAAGGCCTCTTCCATATTCACCGTCTTCATAAACAAACACAACTTGCCTCCAACTAAAGTTATTAATCAATTCTGCTATCGCTTTGAGTTGTGACGAAGAATTGTGAGCTGAACGTATAAAGTAAATGTTGTCTTTTGGGGAAAGAGAAGGGCTTGTGGCAGGCGAGATAATAGGAACCTTAGACGTGCTGCCAATATCGATCACAAAATCTGCTTGTGAGGATGTCTGGGGTCCAAGAATCGCCACGACTTGGACATTTTTCAAGAGGTCAATGGCTGCAGACGTAGCTCGGACGTTGTCTTGTTTGGAATCACGAAAGTAAGGCTGAATCATGGTGGTGTAGTTGTCGTGTTTCTCATAGAAATCGTGTATGGCCATTGAAATGCAAGTGCTGCCCATTTTACCAACGCTGGTTTCCATATCTAGAATCACTCCTACTGGTATGCTTCTTTTTCCATTTACTAATAAACAGATGACCAAACTTATGAATACAACAAAAAGTAGCATATAATCACACTTATTCTCCATTTGCTACCAACTTAGAAATGTGTttgcttctttctttctttctttttttttctttctttttggatGAACAAAGAGAGACTAAAGCCTGATGGGTGCTAATTTATTAAAGATTAATTTGTTGAATATTCATTATTTGATCGGGTCAACCCTTTTGTGAGTTGTATCTTTGATATGCCAACGACCCATTTGATGTAGTTTTTATGCACTTTCTATTATTGTATGATTTATAAGCAAGATTGAtaagtaattattattttatgattaGAATATAATACTAAGAGTTAGTCATACCATTAGACTGAAAAAATATGTTACATTAACGTCATACTAACTAACACAATAAAGTTTTATATTGCAGATGATGGATGACATTTGCATTTGCTAGTTAAGgaagtagttttttttattgaacctgtattttcataataattaaACTGAGAATCTTGACTTGAAAAGGTCTAGTAGCTAGAAATTGTACTTTCATTAGATAATTTTGTGATTGATACTAAAGTTAAATATGGATTGAATAAGGTGGTTAATTATGCTAATATTCTTGCTGATGTTCTTGGTTAAACTACTATAGTTTTGAATAAGACTGTTAAACCTACTAAAGATAATAAGTGCAGTGAATGAAGAAATGGAAGccttatataaaagtcatactCGAGTGATTACTGATTTACCGATTGATgggaaaaaaatacaattaactGATGTATGGGATCTCACATACACGATAACCACAAATCTGAATAAGTTGCTCATTAACTTCTCCCTTGCCAAAAGCCAAATTTCTTAGTAATCGAATCAGGGTTTATAGTTTATATAGTAAGTAAATAGGTTAACTTACTGTCAGAAAAAAAAATTGCGTGGAGAAGGAAAACCAAAAGATCATTCAGACTTGTTTATGAGGTGGGCCTCGGAATTCTTGGTTTATATGAAGCTCCAAAATCCATACCACAAAGCCCTTTGTATATGAAAAATGCTCCAATTGTTCTCCAAAGCTCATCCTTGATCCGAACAATCATTGCAGTACCAGAAATGTGAAGTCAACATAACTCGAACGATTTGCCAGTAATGTAATGACCACGCCCACTATGTCATATGCCTGTTCCATTATCAAGGACAAGCTAGCATTACTaaacaaacttttaaaaaccAGTTTCTAAAAGAAGGGTAATTTAGAGAAATGAAGTTATATATATCGGATTAGCCCATATGAGAGACTGTGAAGAAGGTCACTGTAGGTTCCTGCAGGTCTCATTCCATCTGGAGTAACATTAACAAACGGTATGAATTCGTGTTTGACAGCATAAGGCAGAGCACTAATGA
The sequence above is drawn from the Erigeron canadensis isolate Cc75 chromosome 4, C_canadensis_v1, whole genome shotgun sequence genome and encodes:
- the LOC122598366 gene encoding glutamate receptor 2.8-like — encoded protein: MAIHDFYEKHDNYTTMIQPYFRDSKQDNVRATSAAIDLLKNVQVVAILGPQTSSQADFVIDIGSTSKVPIISPATSPSLSPKDNIYFIRSAHNSSSQLKAIAELINNFSWRQVVFVYEDGEYGRGLDPYLSDAMLDINVRIMYRSIIHPLVSDDWILQELYKLKTMQTRVFVIHALPALASRFFKKVNEAGMMEEGYVWIITEVLMIQLHTLDSTDIDSMQGVLGVKSYIPRSKELIDFEKRWKREFQRRNPQDEVTKLDMFGIWGYDSVYGLARALEKVGNGVTNLTFEQGGRESATDLDAIGTSDMGSRLLPFIRDFRFDGISGDFNVVDGQLQSSVYQIVNIFGTGEKHIGFWTSEFGLSKKLDNQTKGLRAITWPGDTHVLPKGWEMPTSNVNKLRVGVPAKGGPVQFVDANTDPKTGQVIVTGFCVDVFNAVMDALPYAVKREFIPFVTPDGKRLAGSYNDLVRNLSVGKFDAVAGDVTILAKRADYVDFTLPYTEAGISLVVQIKDERKSPWIFLRPLDDKLWVTTGWFFLYTGLVIWVLEHHINMEFRGPPGEQIGTTLWFSFSTLVFAHREKLISNLSRFVVIVWVFVVLVLTSSYTASLTSMLTVQQLQPAYTDIYEIMKRGDLIGYQDGSFVVDTLKKMGFEDSNLRNLSFEQYDNALQTGSQNGGVTAIMDEIPYIRVFLAKYCTKYTMTGPIYKTAGFGFAFPKGSPLVHDVSRAVLQVTENQIANISKQWFGDSSSCDQQNKATLTSDRLSLDSFKGLFCITAASSTAALLFFFHRFLYQNREIIASQHSITQKIVAIAKTFNEFKDEKSKKTSVEAAVTQPVSAESYNNSPTVSVHHQEVGSFSPGEDTSTTEPGTPIHDTIQEFSTTQAPDTNGIHVVETTSYI